A genome region from Setaria italica strain Yugu1 chromosome III, Setaria_italica_v2.0, whole genome shotgun sequence includes the following:
- the LOC101755105 gene encoding uncharacterized protein At5g19025-like codes for MADCRSLIEFLRAFEQHRRRASSSDPSSPRPRRASLSSSSSRPRGRGRLFPALCDHSPLAVVDALALLASLAALAFLAAPYARLLAAEARDAVAAATTRHPAAPCVPLAAGVAAGAAVLAWDAAAHRARRCGRPRCRGLRKAVEYDIQLETEECVRGLPHAGGGVAAAAAARPASEIGDDHRELEAVLRKMAPPNGRTVLIFRAPCGCPKERMEVWGAKKVRRIKK; via the coding sequence ATGGCGGACTGCCGCAGCCTCATCGAGTTCCTCCGCGCCTTCGAGCAGCACCGCCGCAGGGCCTCCTCATCGGACCCTTCctccccgcgcccccgccgcgcgtcgctctcctcctcgtcgtcgcggccgcggggccggggccggctcTTCCCCGCCCTCTGCGACCACTCCCCGCTGGCCGTCGTCGACGCGCTCGCGCTCCTCGCGtcgctcgccgcgctcgcctTCCTCGCCGCGCCCTACGCGCGGCTGCTGGCCGCCGAGGCGCGGgacgcggtggccgcggcgacgACGCGGCACCCGGCGGCGCCCTGcgtgccgctcgccgcgggcgtcGCGGCGGGGGCCGCCGTGCTGGCGTGGGACGCCGCGGCGCACCGCGCGCGCAGGTGCGGCAGGCCGCGGTGCCGCGGCCTGCGCAAGGCCGTCGAGTACGACATCCAGCTCGAGACGGAGGAGTGCGTGCGCGGCCTGCCGCACGCCGGGGGAGGtgtggccgcggccgcggctgcgCGCCCGGCGTCGGAGATCGGGGACGACCACCGGGAGCTCGAGGCGGTGCTCAGGAAGATGGCGCCGCCCAACGGCCGCACCGTGCTCATCTTCCGCGCGCCGTGCGGCTGCCCAAAGGAGAGGATGGAGGTCTGGGGCGCTAAGAAGGTGCGCCGGATCAAGAAGTAG
- the LOC101756730 gene encoding uncharacterized protein LOC101756730 isoform X2: MARHAGKPFLFALLLVLSGLILLPLASSVPTPRSLRLGNPQQHPPALKLAFSQEMAMAARNLGRRAARMAVEVNDYQPSGPNNRHDPPKGPGRA, encoded by the exons ATGGCGCGCCACGCCGGGAAGCCCTTCCTCTtcgcgctcctcctcgtgctgtccggcctcatcctcctcccgctcgccTCCTCCGTCCCCACGCCAA GAAGCTTACGCTTGGGGAACCCGCAGCAGCACCCGCCGGCTCTGAAGCTTGCTTTTTCTCAG GagatggcgatggcggcgaggaACCTCGGCCGGCGGGCGGCTAGGATGGCCGTTGAGGTGAACGACTACCAACCGTCCGGCCCCAACAACCGCCATGACCCGCCCAAGGGTCCCGGGAGAGCGTGA
- the LOC101756730 gene encoding uncharacterized protein LOC101756730 isoform X1 — MARHAGKPFLFALLLVLSGLILLPLASSVPTPRSLRLGNPQQHPPALKLAFSQQEMAMAARNLGRRAARMAVEVNDYQPSGPNNRHDPPKGPGRA, encoded by the exons ATGGCGCGCCACGCCGGGAAGCCCTTCCTCTtcgcgctcctcctcgtgctgtccggcctcatcctcctcccgctcgccTCCTCCGTCCCCACGCCAA GAAGCTTACGCTTGGGGAACCCGCAGCAGCACCCGCCGGCTCTGAAGCTTGCTTTTTCTCAG CAGGagatggcgatggcggcgaggaACCTCGGCCGGCGGGCGGCTAGGATGGCCGTTGAGGTGAACGACTACCAACCGTCCGGCCCCAACAACCGCCATGACCCGCCCAAGGGTCCCGGGAGAGCGTGA